gccatcatgtgcATATTCTATCTTCCTTGATAGCGGTCTTCCATAATTGTAATATTttgatgaaatctttcaccttgctcctcactgctgtctcctaTATTTATAAGGTAGCTGTGTAAATAGTGCATCTTGATATtcatgttgcacccaagggatttgaaatttttaagtacCTATATTGTTTAACAGTTCAACACGGTTTTCTGCTTTCCGTTGGCCTAGAAAATTTCTGACAATTGCAACAAATGAAGTCCACCATTTTTGCTCAGACTCATTCTTGGAATTTACAAAGGCTTggttcttaaattattttcttatatttgGGCCGTTAAAaattcctgctttaattttttccttactcaaGTGAAGCATTTTTCTccctataaatgcaaagcatgatTGTTAttatcaagagcctttacaaaTTGCTTCAAaaggcccagcttgatatgcaATGGAAAAAAAGTATCCATGATAAGCTCTCTTTACATGGTCACTAACAGTCTTTCTGTTATCTTTTAATGTGTATTCTCcacataccctcttttatcgcataatcatcgcattcgcttaatcgtcgcacccatattttagggcgtcaaaactTGGATAAAAataaacctctcgcgtaaacgtcgcatgatgtttttggtcccgctattagattctgagcgctttgtttagttattttttccatacaaagaatgtattttaaaatagaaatctaatatttattcggacattaccacttatttagttaacggaaatacgaagtagtctgacgtgtaaattatcttttaaagactttttaaatgttataaccttcatctgttcgtcagcatcgccgcggtgtaccgcttacaaaaatgtagccagcgctcgttgcaatcattaatgattggctatgttgcttcctgtatcaggtgctgagttaactacatttgatagcctgcactctttcATGTTGTGTACTATGGTAGTTACACGTTCGTTTTGCTTGCATTTGGATCATAGATGTTtatctatttaaatttaaataaacgtactttccattaatgtgttttgtttttatgaataactttatctaacaaaaaaaaatttttccgcataatcgtcgcacccctacttttcaaacttgattttagaataaaatgtgtgacgattatacgagaaaacacggtatttaGCAAAACACATTAAGATGATTTACACAACTTCTTCTACTGGAACTCATTGTTTATCAACTTCTATCTATCCTGCATGGCTAAAAATCACAAACCGACTCAAATTTAGTTGTGTTGAAAAGAAGGATGGTATTCCCATCCcggggtatcccagtgacgaagtgggAATTCCTAGCCTGgagtatccctgtgacgaagtggcTTGAGTCAAACAGGtggttttacttcttttttcacacttatctcaaaaagtagagctgatagaaaaaatatataattttatgtttagaTTAAGTGCACCAAATATAGATATCATCAGTTCCAAAATCATAGgcaccaaatatatttttttttgttggcctgtgttatataaattgatttaatattttattttatattttacttccaCAAATGCTCCACTGTGCTAAGTTATAGCGATCCTGCTGTGTTCAACCTGTACTGTGTTTTACGTATCACTTAAGCACCCAAGGCTATGTGAGCGGGTCGACTAGTTGCACAGTGGCATGAGGTGTTACACTCGGGGGAACCAGGTTGCGAGGAAGCATGGTGGCTGTGTGCCGACAGTGAAGCTCGTTGACGCGACGGTGCTGCTGAAAGGTGTGGTGGCGGAGGGCCAGCAGTACGACTTCTGCATGTGCAACCCGCCGTTCTTCAGCAGCGAGGAGGAGTTGGGGGCAGAGACCAAGTCGCGGTCCCCCGCCCGCCCCCCACCCCGTGGTGCTCGCACTGGCTCCCCCAGTGATGTGGTCGTGTCCGGAGGGGAGGTTGCGTTCGTAAGCAACATGGTGCGCGAGAGCAAGGAGCTGGGGACTACTATCAGGTACCATCTTCTGGGATCACATCAGCGAGTGTGACCTTCGGCTGCTTGTGTGATGAAATGTATTTGTGTGTCTGTTACATCTGCTGGCAATTTTAGCAGCATAAATATGTGCATAATTACTATGGCAATAGTTACTTAATTTAGTATCTACTTAATCAAATATATGTATTACACATAGTCAAATCTTACAGCTGTCAGCATGGGTTTAATGTCCTCCAATACTGCACTAATTTTTTCTTCTCAATATTATCAGTAGTACTGTGccaccaattagtatttttggcacaaatataaatttgaatttttgaaaaataattttgccagTCATTTTTTGCTGCAATAACTGAaactttttccgcctcctgtGCACTCctgtttaatctttgtcagacctgtctccccaatcgttcccagtataaatataattttgcctaccatctaatgacccagcaagtgcTATCGTCTTATCCCCGCCTTTAGCACAcgtccgtcgcctgtaattctcctccgagccgtgacaagaagtgctatgtcctgcaagctattagagcagctaggttctgagagccagccttacgcgAGCGATTTCAGGCACACCCACGGCTCGTCTTAACTTACGTTTCGGCACGTCGCTGGCTTAATTTCCCACTGGCAGCAGCACATTTTCCATCACCCCCCCTCCTCATCCTTTCCAGTGAACCGGGGCCAGTTCAATGGCCGGGCGTCAACCCCGAGCCAATCTCGAGGCCACGACTCCAGTCTCAGAATGTTTCGCCTCTGCCCTCTAGCGGCAGAGTTGCgtgttatttcccctgggtgtttgaatgtCTGCTAAATGCCTGCCCCCTGGCATCTCACCCAACAAATAGTGCCCCGTAGTTCATTTTGAAGCCACCAGAACGCTGCACTAGTCCCCcccataagcccaatgctttagcagtcgccttgtgtgagtcgatctctccttgtttcggacacccctcagtcggtcgcgctgacatcggccagtaccaccaactacGAGATATCAAAgttagtatttctcgaccactccCTCGGAAATCTTCAGAACCTTTCGGTCCAGAAGCCGAAGCCGCCTCCTTTATTTTGATTGACTTCGTCTTTTAATTACGATTCACTGCCACCCCAAACTTACTGCGCGCCGCGACAGCAGACTGACCACACTGTATCGTCGGCGAGCCACACATCAAGACTTCTCTCCGGTTGTTGtttaaagatgtaatcagctagacaagggatgtgatccccacaactttagtaattagtaattagtcagtctacgtacctcgtagaagtagtcatgcttcgttaataatacttcataatattttctctcttttgaatcatggaaacgtccATGACAACCGCGTGTTCGCGAACTCCGCACTCTGGCTGATgctagaagccatctccctgtatggtgagtttttgacAAACCTTATTCCCCGACCACAATCATCTATGTTAGTAGGCATTTTCTGCatattttgctaactgtctgtgatcATGTTCTGATCATGTTCGATTAGgacctgttcacagacagggtccaagggcctaACACCACCACCctcgagtccttcctccagcaatcaggacgcCTCGTTAGCAGCTCAACTTCGGACAGCGAACGTCAAACCTCCAGTCTTTCAGTTTTGTTTATAtcttcaaaataacattaaatcacgaCGTTGATAAGATCGAAACACCAGAAATTTTCTTTCAGGTCTTTAATTGCTCTATGCGTAGTGGGATTGTATAAAACTTAACCTGTTTGTTGTTTCTGATTCTACTTTAATTAGGTCCAATGATTAATGGTATTTTTCTAATCAGGGTTGGCCCATTCtttagataatgtaattttaaatccatgttgatgtaatttaataattttaatatatttgtcaatcaatttatcaagTTTATTATTCTATGTGAAAGtaatcaaaagttaaataaacatgaaggtacttatatctagactaagggcgcggttacacgggagtctgaactacttcaggtgaacatgttcagctgttgagtgcagttacacacagtctgaacatgtttcgtttgaggccatttcccatttaacttaaacaggttggcaaagtagttcagatcgacatatcttctacattagcctctgattggctgtttagaatataaacagtcctttgcagaaatccAAGATGGAAAGTATCCTGGCACAAgtagagtaatattttaccgaatgcaacaaaaaaaaacaggtaattatactacttttttaaaattgatcctgacattaattatcttaaaactgagataggtactctcactcaaaaataataaaaaataagtttaaaaaattttactgtgtatgttgtttgaattcccgatttgtaaaaaaaaatattgagtaatatgaaaacacattaaatttctgctgataatactgtataaacaagtgagaaaatcccgcgttttctggatacaaaatagagaagatcaacaacagtcattcgttaacagtagacaatcggttttagagctgaacacacttttcagcaactaccgtgtaaccgtacactttcgcgtttgtaaacgtctttacttaaacatgttcacctgaagtagttcagggtcccgtgtaaccgcgccctaaatcattattttgccttttgaaactaaaagatccaccagttacacaagtcatcaagagagagtgaagtgtaacaAAACGATAGCAGAGCTTAGGTTTACTCTTTACTCTGTTATTACTATGTGTAACAGTACATCGTATATGTATTATATTATAATCTGTTTTCTTATTCTTTAGTGTGTGTCTGCATCCTTACTTTTTATCCTCTTCTCATTTTTCTAACTCTAAGTTTGCAAACCTAGAGTGCATAGTCATTCATTAGCTAGTGTATTGACGGGGTAGAAATTTTGGGGTGTACCTTAGGATAGAGATAGCACCCACCAAACTAATGGCACTCTTTATTTGGTGCCCAAATTAGACTCTTGTGAAATGAGTTTCTGAGCTGAGGTGCAATAGATAAGGGCTGGAAAATTTAGTATATTTGCAatagatgctatttttttttgctaatttcctcttcagttgctcttttttttttttttttttttgctaatttccacttcagatgctattttttttttcctaatttccaACATAATTGctattttaactaattttcaaaataaatgcttTCATAgctaaattagttaaaaataacattcacttgtaaaaatatccttaataaaatattactgcttcatatattttaatagttttgaaaATTGTTGTACAAAGTGTATCTTCATATACTTAGAAATAATCAACCCTTTGTGTAGATTTTCATTTACCTGACTTACCCTATATTCATACTTACTGTTTCTCTAGGACATATGTGCCACTTGACTTATCAGCAATTAAGTTATTAATAACCTATAAATATTACCTGAAACCTTTGaccacaaaattttttatatgaccatttttaagtgcaagggttgaaaaatattgtttgaatataaaaaataattgcataactacttaagtaggcataatatgtaattttttaagacattaaatgctggatgcattaagttaaaatcatttagaatatttttgttgcatggaatatgagaaaatgttaaatcaattttttttcaaatattggcGATCATGTAGGATGTTATGTTAAAATGTTACCGTAGTTTATAGAAGttaccaaaacatttccagaataaataggtaggTACTTCAAAATTAACCTATGCCTTAGACTGTGCCATAAgggatttttttacattattgatGATTATCCATTACATACAGTTTAACCAGGAATGGCATatgtctaaaaaatattttaaatagagtAGTGCGTATTTTGCTTCAATCAGTAATTAATGGAGCTATATGTGGTGAGCCCTTGGGTTTCAACCTCAGGGTACTTCCATGGCTGCTCGATCTCAACGTTTCACGTTTCGACTGGATATCAGTCTCATGTTTATTGGTTGGCTCAGGGTGTACAGCAGCCTGCTAGGGCACAAGTCGAGCCTGGGCCCAGTGAAGGCCCTCCTGCAGGAGGCAGGGGTGTCCAGCCAGGCGGACACGTGGTTCTGCCAGGGCCGCACCACTCGCTGGTACGTGGCCTGGACCTTCGCGGCGGGCTGCGACCTGCAGGGGGCAGCGGCGCAGACAGCTGGCCAGCCCGCCAAGAGGAAGGAGAAGGCACCGCTCGCGTGGACCGTCCCTCGGCCCGGTGACCCCGCTCGCCACACCCTGGCCGTCGTCGGCGCCAGAGTCAAGGAGATGCTGCAGCAGCTGCAGGTAAGACATCGCCCTCACGTTCCACGCCCGTCCTGAAAGCTCTGTGGTTGGAGCTACTAGGCCCGGGGATCCATTCATGGCTAGTGGGGGAAAATTACTTTACTGGGTTTGGGACTGGGTGATGTATTGTTCTTTTACCAGAAGGCAGCGTTGAAACACTGCAGAACCATATCGCCTTGTTTACCTCAGTCACACCCAGGTTTTTGGCAGATGATTGGTTTccaaggtgaaaatttttttcatctGAATAGTAATAGGTACTACGAGTcagataaatattttgtatttgtaaTGTACTTAGCAAACAAAGTTAACTTTATTTATTGGGAAATATTTACTGAACATGTTAGCCTggtcttataaaaatttaaaagattatTTGATTGTCGCTATTCATTAATGGAAAAAAAACCCATGCAATAATCTAAAACCCatttataaatgaaattttttttacaaatttgaaaagtcatttatattcttgttgaTTATAAAATACTTAATATATAATCTAATTTATTAGACTTTATACAAAGCATTCCCTACCTGGTACATTAATTAAATACTTGTcaataaaaatatcttacaaaattgtaaataaatatcatttttatatATGATGatattgaaaactttaaaataataaatttttacaagatTGAATGGAATGTTGGTAACTTTTTAGATAGTTTTGAAGATGTGTGCGTTgccttatattttaattatactttAATTACTAATTTAGAATTCATTTGGTCTCACTTCAAATTGTGTTTATATCATAAGTTTtctcataaaaaaacattggctTATATTTGAGAcctaccgtatttaatcgcataatgtcagcacatttctttttaaatacttgaaatggaatttttaaaaatcagcataaagtccgcaccagacaaagcaaccttggccacccctgaaaggcacagttacgggatggaaatttactgactatgtcaacaatgctttgaccttgagttgtttatttctccggagcggtcgctgagagggtttgtagcgtggtgaaaccgtccggactcagaaactcgcactctacTGCACAtctgcctgcgacgtcacgcgagttgcaaggggatgggctatatatagcacaagggACAGGGAAGGAGACTCACCAGcaccggctaatgcagacattagacatctgccccgtgccgttagtggccatctcaatgaaagattaaaaaaaatatctttccacgcaaagcgtttattttgtgtaggctggctgcggttTCTGAACGTAAGAGCGGACACGCTAgtgagagaaggaaaaaaaatgagtggcgtcttccactaatcgccggcactcaattatctcgacacctgtcacatttctcacgtccgctgtggagggtcgccagtcaccagcgctctgcgaagtagtgtgccgccgttaatatttttcaactgggccgagagaagggtgccaattttacaaagcagcgattttactaatgcaatccgTGGAACCgcgagcatacgtaaaatcagggtactagtaaactaattatgagagaataatttttttactctacacaaaacatgtaaaattttgaggaaaaaattttttttctggcttCGCCTCGTAATTTTtgaaccttatttttttttgtcaaaaatgtagtcAAATTACtgtggacattatgcgagtaaatacggtaccttTCATTCTAGTCTCACTTACCTTTGAGGTTGATATAGATTTGATGTGGTATTATATTCAATGTTGTGTTACATtagattattttatattgtagGGAATTCTATGCAGGCCATTTTGAATAAATGAATGGATAGGATGCTTAACCCTAACCTTCAGCGTTTACCataactcactttttttttagtacttattGTATGTTTACGGATTTTGGTGTACACACTAAGTGTTGGAGATCCCGATGTCTTAACCAACTGTACATACCTGGCAACCGTTAAAATTCTACCTTTATCTTAAGGTGGTTGCCGGGTTAGGTCCACGACATGCAGAGCTTATGGTGTTAATGAACCATAATGTTAAACACAGTGGTGTATGGACTGGTAGGGAACGTTTATCTTTAATATTCTCTCTTTGAAGTCACATAGAGTTTTGTTACTGATACGAAGACTGCACACTAGTTTGGTGCCTAGTGCATAGAGGCTAAGAGGCGCATGATGGGCAAGTCAGTATCACTCTTAGCACCCCTGGGCTTTTAGAGCTCGTTTGCGCAGCCAGGTAACCTCCTTAAGTAGTGCAGTATTTTGATGCAGATTAGTATGCTTGCAGATGAGTGTCAGGGGTCTGAGGAACAATGACAAAATCCAGTCATACCAAGTAACTGCGTTCGACAACACCTGGTCTAACCAGCGCAAGAAGCGAAGGGCAGCCGCGCACGTTGACAGCCCGAAAAAAGACATTCCGGCACCTGCCACGGTCACGGGTGACGGGCGACGGTCCCCTGGATGTCCAGATGCAAGATGTGACGGTGCGACGGGTACTGGAGAGGGAACTTCAGAGCCCACAGATTCGGCTCGTGACAAGATTGCTGCAGAAAAGAATGCCCCGTCCACCCAAGAAGCAGATGCCAAACAACTGGAGGCAAGTGGCGGGGGAACGACCGGTCTCAAGAGGCCCGTAGAGGACATGATCAGTTTGAGCAAGAAACTGAAAACGGAGGCCGTGGGCTGCCTGTTGAGAGCTGGCGTGGCAGTGGTCAGGAATGGTGATGACATTGTCCTGGAGTGGTGTTTCTTGGAAGGTGCCGGCGGGCGAGAAGCTCTGCACCAGGTCTTGCAATACTTCAAAAATAACTTCAAGCTGTAAGTACTGGCCAcaacttaaataataaatttttatttgttacagaaaagcattttttttgaCTTGGAATACAGGTCAtggtaatggtttttttttataaatttttttagtcacaGGTTATCGCGTGTTTTCAATGTTGAAAAAATTTGTCAGaattaaatttcatcaaacaaaAATTAACAGGATGGTATGCTGGCTGATCTTTATAAAATGAGACCCTTAGAatgttcatatattttattttaaattaattttaccctGCAGTAATACAAACAATAACTTTTGGTTCTGACAACTGTTTACAACATCTGCAGTGGAGCAGAAACACTGATATTAATCACAaaactttttatattttgtataacaCATGCCTCAAAGCACTTCAGTGTCACTAAAATAGTGAATATAGTGACATTCCTGCCTGTTAAAGTGACTTTAAAGTGacttcaaagcaaaaaaaatgaCCAAAAAGTGACTACAGAAATATTATACAATAATATTATAGACTACATAAAacctttaagaaaatatataatcGATAAAACAATAAGCTaacgcctaaaaaaaaaaaaacgcacattatgtacagttattaatttaaatcCTTCCAAAAAAAATCCAAGCGAGAGTCCTTAAAACACAAGATTATACAGCAGTGCcattaataattgaaaatatatattaacttaccttttatttaaaaatgatccATTGCATATAAACCTTTTGATACTCAAATGACAGTTCTTAAAACACATTTTACAACAGTAACATTAATAATAGAAAAATGGATACTTAGTAGAGGTAGGTATAGGTAGTTCCTCCTGCAGGAGGGCCTTCACTGGGCCCAGGCTTGACTTGTGCCCTAGCAGGCTGCTGTACACCCTGAGCGAACCAATAAACATGAGACTGATATCCAGTCGAAATCAACATCAGTCGATGAAATATGTTTGAAGATGGTgacatgatatatttttttcctttctcaCCAGTATCTTACAGCAATATGAAGTTCCTTTTTGCCGGCATTATTTGCAGTCTCATCATAGCAAATGCTATAGTATGCCCCTGCCAAGTCATCCAACAAAAGTTTCTGAAAGTAAGGGGCCAAAGCATCCAAAacgatcgattaaatattttctcatttttcacacagtgaaaattattcaaatggttttaatttaatgcatccagcattgaagaaCTTAGAACGATTTTTGTATTATGTATACTACCTtagttgttattttttatattaatttttactttggaCTTAGGTTTGGATAATATTAacaatg
This DNA window, taken from Bacillus rossius redtenbacheri isolate Brsri chromosome 3, Brsri_v3, whole genome shotgun sequence, encodes the following:
- the LOC134530905 gene encoding U6 small nuclear RNA (adenine-(43)-N(6))-methyltransferase is translated as MSHKQVHPRSPYRSPPSFKDMAIKYPRFRKFVIQDLSGRITIDFRNPEALHALTTTLLQRDFGLEVEMPLDRLIPTVPSRLNYVLWVEDLLRAAGVSADTPVHGIDIGTGASCIYSLLAAKSKGWHMLATDMDADSYKCAEENVRINKLEHLVQVKLVDATVLLKGVVAEGQQYDFCMCNPPFFSSEEELGAETKSRSPARPPPRGARTGSPSDVVVSGGEVAFVSNMVRESKELGTTIRVYSSLLGHKSSLGPVKALLQEAGVSSQADTWFCQGRTTRWYVAWTFAAGCDLQGAAAQTAGQPAKRKEKAPLAWTVPRPGDPARHTLAVVGARVKEMLQQLQMSVRGLRNNDKIQSYQVTAFDNTWSNQRKKRRAAAHVDSPKKDIPAPATVTGDGRRSPGCPDARCDGATGTGEGTSEPTDSARDKIAAEKNAPSTQEADAKQLEASGGGTTGLKRPVEDMISLSKKLKTEAVGCLLRAGVAVVRNGDDIVLEWCFLEGAGGREALHQVLQYFKNNFKL